The sequence GGACGAGAGATTGATGCGGGTGTCTATATGGTGGATAATATGATCGAAAAGCCCTCTATAGCTGAGGCTCCTAGCAATCTAGCCGTCATTGGGCGTTATATTCTCACTCCTGATATTTTTGATATTTTGCGCGATACAAAGCCGGGAAAAAAAGGGGAGATTCAGATCACCGATGCGCTCTTGGAGCAGTGCAAAAAGGGGATGGTGCTCGCCTATAAATTCAAAGGGAAACGGTATGATTGTGGGAGTATTGATGGCTTTGTGATGGCGACCAATGTCTTTTATCAAAAACACCACCAAGGGTAGTGTCCTTTATGTATGACCTCAACTTCTACCTTTTTGTCTGGATTGCTCTTAGTGTTATTGCGATTCCCGTGGTGCTGATCTCGGCGCTTATGATGGTGATTGAGAGCATGGGAGATAAGAGAAAAGAGGAGGAGAGGAGGGCGTTGCAGTTTCAAAAGATCGATTTTCTCCTCTCGATTCTTGATAATCCTAAATCGGGAGTTAAGGATTATGAGGCTGCCCTTGAGGCATTCAAAAAGCATCATGCTAGCCTTGGGGCGCTTGATCCAAAAGAGAAGGAGTTTTTAAAGAGGCTTGATTTTATCGGTAAAATCTCCTTGATGGATTTTTGGGATATTGATAGCGTGGCAAAGTTTCGGGATGAGTTGGTGGGGCGCAATAAGAGTCTCAAAAAAGAGATCGAGCAGGCCATCGGAAAATCTCTCAAGAATCGAGAGAGCAAAGACAAAGGGAAAGGAAAAAAATAGCGCATGGATTTTTTATCAATCACAGGGGGAGAGAAGTTACAGGGGAGCGTGAGCGTTTCTGGAGCTAAGAATGCGGCTCTGCCTCTTATTAGTGCGACCCTGTTGGCCAAAAATGAGGCGTGCCTAAAAAATCTCCCTGATGTGGTGGATATCAAGACGCTTCTTTCGCTTCTAGAGATGTTGGGTGCAAAAGTGCAGAGAATCGATCCTCACACCGTCAAGGTGAACAGCTCGGAGATTTTAAGCACCAAGGCAACCTATGACATCGTGCGCAAGATGAGAGCTTCGATTCTAGTGCTTGGGCCTCTGCTCTCTCGATTTGGAAAGTGTGAAGTCTCTCTACCTGGAGGGTGTGCCATTGGGGCCAGACCCGTGGATTTGCACCTCAAAGCGATGGAGAAGATGGGGGCGATCGTGGAGATTAAAGGGGGTTATATCGTAGCCAATGCCCCCAAAGGGCTCAAAGGAGCCACCATCGCCTTTGATAAAATCACGGTCACAGGGACAGAGAATGTGGTCATGGCAGCGGCTTTGGCCAAAGGGGTGACCAAGATTCTCAATGCGGCTCAAGAGCCTGAAGTGGTTCAGCTCTGCGAGGTATTGCAGGCAGCGGGCGTGGAGATCAAGGGAATTGGGAGTAATGAGCTTGAGATCGTAGGCCAAGAGGGTGAGGCGCTGGAGTTTAAAGAGGTAGAGGTGATTCCTGATCGAATCGAGGCGGGAACCTATCTCTGCGCTGGGGCTATGACCAACTCCTCGATTCGATTGGAGCGGGTGGTTCCTGAGCATTTGAGCGCGGTGACGCAGAAGCTGGAGGAGATTGGATTTGGGATAGAGTATGGAGAGAATCACCTCACGCTTTTGCCTGCCTCCAAGCGGCGCGCCTTTGAGATCATCACGACAGAGTATCCTGGATTCCCTACCGATATGCAGGCTCAATTCATGGCGCTTGCCACGCAATGCGAGGGGGCGAGTATCATTGAGGAGAGGCTTTTTGAGAATCGCTTCATGCACGTGAGCGAGCTTCAGCGCCTTGGCGCGGGAATCCATCTAAGAGGCAACACCGCCACCGTCAATGGAGGCACCAAGCTTTTGTGCGCGGATGTGATGGCGACGGATTTGAGGGCTTCTAGTGCGCTGGTGTTAGCCGCACTAGCCGCAGAGGGGACAACCAACATCCATCGAATCTATCATCTTGATCGTGGCTATGAGCGCCTAGAAGAGAAGCTTCGTGCCCTTGGAGCGGTGATTGAGCGCGGGAGAGAGTGAGATGGCGGGCTACTTTGACCGACAGATCAAGCTCATGGGCGAAGAGGCCTTAAAGGGGATTCGCTCCAAAAAGGTGGCCATTATTGGCTCAGGAGGGCTGGGATGCTCTCTAGGAATCGCGCTAGCAGGGAGTGGAGTGGGCGAGCTCCACCTTGTGGATTTTGATACCGTCTCTTTGAGTAATATTCATCGCCAAATCGCCTTTAAAATGGAGGATATCGAGAAGCCAAAATGCAAGGTCTTGGGTGAGCTGCTCTTGGCTAGAAGTGAGGAGGGGCTTAAGATTTTGAGCTTTGAAGAGAGTTTGCAAGAGTATGCCTCTAGAGGGTTAGAGGTCGATTTGATCATGGATGCCACGGATAATCTTCCCTCAAGGGCGGAGATTGACAAGCTGGCTAAAGAGCGGAGGATTCCTTGGGTTTATGCGTCTGTGGAGGAGTGGCACGGGCAGGTCTGCTTCATGGATAAAGCGGACTTTTCAGCCTTTAGGGTGAGTGATCGAAAGCCCGGAGGGATTGCCACTCCCATCGTCATGAATATCGCCTCGCTCTCAGCGAATATGGCGCTACGCTTTTTGGCGGGTCTTGAGGTGAAGCGTGATTGCCTCCATTACTGCACATTAAATGAAGGTTATCTGAAGGTTTTTCACTACAAAATGGCTTAGCGGGCTTTGATTTTGAGCTTATAAAGGAGGCTTTAGTGGGCGAGTTCTCAAAAGAGGAGAGAGTGGTGCCAAGCGAGGATTTGCGCAAAATCAAGGTGCTCTATGTGGAGGATGAGGAGATCATTCGAGAATCGCTTGCCGCTTTGTTGCGCCGCTATGTTCCGCATCTACTTTTGGCTTCCAATGGACAAGAGGGGTTGGAGGTTTTTGAGCGGGAGCATCCAGAGATTGTCATTAGCGATATTCGAATGCCCAAAATCGACGGCTTGGAGATGGCGAGACAGATGAAAGAGAGCTTGCCTGATGTGCAGGTGATCATCACCACTGCCTTTGGGGATTCGGATTATCTTTTGCGGGCGATTGAGATTGGACTTAATGGCTATCTTATCAAACCCATCAACAAAAATAATCTTTTCAAGTTTTTGAACGAAAGCGCCCGTCATGTTCTTGCTCAAAAAGCCAAAGAGCGCTTCAATCGATACACCCAGCAGATTTTGGATTTTCAGCAGAATCTTGTGGTTGTGATTGATGAAAATTTTGCCATCAAGCGTGCCAATAAAAGTTTTTTAGACTATTTCGACTGCACCGTGGTGGAGGAGTTTGTTCTGACCTACGGAGATTTGACCAAGGTCATTTCGCTTAGCTACTCAAGGGAAGAGGCGAAGGGCTTTGATAAGTTCTTTTTGGAGGCAGTTATCGGAGATGTGGGGCATAGCCATTCGCTAATTTTGCACAGTCAAGGGGGAGAATCGGGGCGATTCTTCACAGTGAGTGCGAGCAAACTCGTGGGCGAAGGAGAGTGGGAGAGTGAGTATATTGTCTCTTTCACCGATATCACCTCTTTTGAAAAAGAAAACAAGAAGCTTCAGCGTCAAGCGACTACGGATACGCTCACAGGAATTGATAATCGCTTTAGGCTCCAAGAGATTCTAGAGGAGTGGAAGGCGAGAGATGAGAGCTATGGCGTCATCTTTTTTGACATCGATCACTTCAAGCAGATCAATGATGAGTATGGGCACGACAAAGGGGATGAGATTTTGGTAGGGCTGGCTAGACTCATCAAAACAGAATTGCGAGACGAGGATATCTTCGCACGGCTTGGGGGCGAAGAGTTTGTCGTGCTGCTCAAAGGCGCCTCGCTCCCTAAAGCCACCGAGATTGCCCAGAGGCTTCGTCAGGCTATCGAACAGCACCCTTTCCCTATGCAGCGCCGCGTGAGTTGTAGCTTTGGTGTGGCCAAGAACCAATTCAGGGAAGAGCCCGAAGAGACGATCAAGAGAGCAGACTTGGCGATGTATCTCGCCAAGCGTGCGGGAAGGAATCGAGTGGAGGTTGATCCTCGCTAAAGCGAGGTAATGAAGCGCGCCATATCGACTAGACGATTGGAGTAGCCCCATTCGTTGTCATACCACGCCATCACTTTGGCCATATCTCCTTCGATTACAAAGGTGAGATCTGAGGCAACAATGGAGCTTCGGGGGTCACCTTGGAAATCAAGCGACACCCCAAAATCTTTATCCATCCCTAAAATCCCCTTGAGTCGTCCTTGGCTAGCCTCCATAAAAAGCTCGTTGATCGCTTGGGCTGAGCTCTTTTGGGCAAGTTTGACATTCAGATCGACCATGGAGACATCAGGCGTGGGAACACGCACAGAGTGGCCGTGGAGTTTTCCTTGAAGAGAGGGGAGGACAAGCCCTAGTGCCTTGGCTGCGCCTGTGGTGGTGGGAATCATATTGATCGCAGCGGCTCTAGAGCGTCTGAAGTCGCTTCGGTGTGCCGTGTCAAGAATGTTTTGATCATTGGTGTAGGCATGAATCGTGGTCATGATTCCCTTCTCTATTCCAAAGGCTTCATCTAAAAGCATCGCAAGAGGAGCGAGACAGTTGGTGGTGCAACTTGCATTGGAGATGATGGGCTCGCCTTGGTAACGTTCATGATTCACCCCTAGGACATAGGTGGGAGTGGAATCTTTGGCGGGTGCGGAGAAGATGACTCTTTTGACCCCTTTTTGAAGGTGGTGCTTCACGAGCTCTTGGGTGAGGAAAAGACCTGTTGATTCGATCACCACCTCAGGTGAGGCGGCGGAGAAATCAAGCTTTTGGGGGTCTCTCTCCTGATAGAGGAGCACCTCTTTTTTTCCAATGTAGAATCGATTCCCCTCCCAAGAGACCTCATGGGGGAAAGCCCCATGGACTGAATCATGACGTAACAAATAGGCAAGCGTTTCGGGAGAGGCGAGGTCATTAATAGCCACCAGCTCTACATCAGAGCGCTGCGCAATGACTCTTGCCACGCTTCTGCCGATGCGTCCAAAGCCGTTGATGGCGATGCGTAAAGGGCTCACTCAAACTCCTTTTAACCGTTTTAAAACCAAAATGGTATATCATAGGGACTTTAATAACTTTAAAGATAACCCTAAACGGAGGTTTACCCTATGTCGCTTTATGACAGAAACTACCTAAATAGCTCCGCTCAAGATCAAGGCGCCTTTGGAGGCGCTAGAGAGAGCTTGAGCGAGAGTGCGTTAGTAGGTTTTGTGAAACAGACCTACCAGCTCTTCGCTGGCTCGTTGTTGGCCGCGACCGTTGGAGCCTATGTCGGACTCGGCATGGCTCCTGTGATAGCCTCTTGGTATTGGGGCTTGGTGATCTTGGAGTTTGCTCTTCTTTTTGGGATGTTCTTCCTTAAAGACAAGCCTGGCATCAACCTAGTGGTGCTTTTCGCCTTCACGTTCATGACAGGCCTAACGCTCACTCCTCTTCTCTCCAGAATTTTCAATATGCCTGGAGGCGCGAGTATTGTGGCCAATGCCTTCTTGCTCACCACGGCGATTTTTGGAATCATGAGCATCTTTGCGCTCAAAACCAAAAGCGATCTAGCGAGCATGGGCAAAATGCTCTTCATCGCCCTTATTGTAGTGGTGGTGGCTTCCATCATCAATCTCTTCCTTGGAAGCCCTCTTTTGCAGGTGATCATTGCAGGGGCAGGGGCGATTCTCTTTAGTCTCTATATCGCCTATGACACTCAAAACATTGTCCGAGGTGTTTATGATAGTCCCGTTATGGCGGCTATCTCGCTCTATTTGAGCTTCCTGAACCTCTTCATCTCTCTTCTTCAGCTTCTAGGAATTCTTGGAAACTCGGATGAGTGAGTCCAGAGAGATTGGTATCGAGAGAATCATCGATGCCAATCTCAACCGTTTGCGTGAGGGCATCCGCGTCATTGAAGACGTGATGCGCTACGCCAAGAACGATTCTCGATTCTCTCCTAAGCTGAAAATGCTACGCCATGAAGCGCGTCTAAGCCTCCCCGTGGAGCTTTTGGCTCACAGGGATGTGGTGAATGATGTCTCCAAAAAGAGCTTTGAGGATGATCTAAAAAGAGAGAATCTAGACTCGATTCTAGTGGCTAATTTCAAACGCGCCCAAGAGAGCGCGAGGGTGCTCGAAGAGACGCTTAAGCTCATGGATGAGCGCGAGAGCGAGCATTTTAAGGCGATTCGCTACGAGCTTTATGGCTTGGAGAAAGCGATCCTCTCTCCTGTTCAA comes from Wolinella succinogenes DSM 1740 and encodes:
- the murA gene encoding UDP-N-acetylglucosamine 1-carboxyvinyltransferase, whose protein sequence is MDFLSITGGEKLQGSVSVSGAKNAALPLISATLLAKNEACLKNLPDVVDIKTLLSLLEMLGAKVQRIDPHTVKVNSSEILSTKATYDIVRKMRASILVLGPLLSRFGKCEVSLPGGCAIGARPVDLHLKAMEKMGAIVEIKGGYIVANAPKGLKGATIAFDKITVTGTENVVMAAALAKGVTKILNAAQEPEVVQLCEVLQAAGVEIKGIGSNELEIVGQEGEALEFKEVEVIPDRIEAGTYLCAGAMTNSSIRLERVVPEHLSAVTQKLEEIGFGIEYGENHLTLLPASKRRAFEIITTEYPGFPTDMQAQFMALATQCEGASIIEERLFENRFMHVSELQRLGAGIHLRGNTATVNGGTKLLCADVMATDLRASSALVLAALAAEGTTNIHRIYHLDRGYERLEEKLRALGAVIERGRE
- a CDS encoding HesA/MoeB/ThiF family protein, which codes for MAGYFDRQIKLMGEEALKGIRSKKVAIIGSGGLGCSLGIALAGSGVGELHLVDFDTVSLSNIHRQIAFKMEDIEKPKCKVLGELLLARSEEGLKILSFEESLQEYASRGLEVDLIMDATDNLPSRAEIDKLAKERRIPWVYASVEEWHGQVCFMDKADFSAFRVSDRKPGGIATPIVMNIASLSANMALRFLAGLEVKRDCLHYCTLNEGYLKVFHYKMA
- a CDS encoding diguanylate cyclase produces the protein MGEFSKEERVVPSEDLRKIKVLYVEDEEIIRESLAALLRRYVPHLLLASNGQEGLEVFEREHPEIVISDIRMPKIDGLEMARQMKESLPDVQVIITTAFGDSDYLLRAIEIGLNGYLIKPINKNNLFKFLNESARHVLAQKAKERFNRYTQQILDFQQNLVVVIDENFAIKRANKSFLDYFDCTVVEEFVLTYGDLTKVISLSYSREEAKGFDKFFLEAVIGDVGHSHSLILHSQGGESGRFFTVSASKLVGEGEWESEYIVSFTDITSFEKENKKLQRQATTDTLTGIDNRFRLQEILEEWKARDESYGVIFFDIDHFKQINDEYGHDKGDEILVGLARLIKTELRDEDIFARLGGEEFVVLLKGASLPKATEIAQRLRQAIEQHPFPMQRRVSCSFGVAKNQFREEPEETIKRADLAMYLAKRAGRNRVEVDPR
- the gap gene encoding type I glyceraldehyde-3-phosphate dehydrogenase codes for the protein MSPLRIAINGFGRIGRSVARVIAQRSDVELVAINDLASPETLAYLLRHDSVHGAFPHEVSWEGNRFYIGKKEVLLYQERDPQKLDFSAASPEVVIESTGLFLTQELVKHHLQKGVKRVIFSAPAKDSTPTYVLGVNHERYQGEPIISNASCTTNCLAPLAMLLDEAFGIEKGIMTTIHAYTNDQNILDTAHRSDFRRSRAAAINMIPTTTGAAKALGLVLPSLQGKLHGHSVRVPTPDVSMVDLNVKLAQKSSAQAINELFMEASQGRLKGILGMDKDFGVSLDFQGDPRSSIVASDLTFVIEGDMAKVMAWYDNEWGYSNRLVDMARFITSL
- a CDS encoding Bax inhibitor-1/YccA family protein, with the translated sequence MSLYDRNYLNSSAQDQGAFGGARESLSESALVGFVKQTYQLFAGSLLAATVGAYVGLGMAPVIASWYWGLVILEFALLFGMFFLKDKPGINLVVLFAFTFMTGLTLTPLLSRIFNMPGGASIVANAFLLTTAIFGIMSIFALKTKSDLASMGKMLFIALIVVVVASIINLFLGSPLLQVIIAGAGAILFSLYIAYDTQNIVRGVYDSPVMAAISLYLSFLNLFISLLQLLGILGNSDE